Proteins found in one Pseudomonas sp. P8_241 genomic segment:
- a CDS encoding alpha-xenorhabdolysin family binary toxin subunit B — protein sequence MAVHTLFNSFQYPKPNIKLIKDNREALNYKIRTLSTIYLPVLAEQLNALQQEINLTDKQALSALTLISTAFSTTEITDLHNITETLRLKAPTPEQEEAIKIYYKEIKSLIESGTVSTSKHLSTLNNNLINLKAVTLSDNEYRIKELETSINNNAPYIPEEEQVIAQLKKEETHLNEAIKAIEAIDTFSLIKGVLLTAEQLTSLNLSAPQVELIKKGLAAAGKILDLISDQLKYDNLIQARRKIQERLDDRRSNLNRFIEDVKNLQIQKNQLLEFQSVQALREIFTQEMSVLVDAIDKFLELTAPDGTDGLEVFIKRYIEQSGIFMKHLKSIREEWQR from the coding sequence ATGGCCGTACATACATTATTCAATTCGTTTCAATATCCCAAGCCCAACATAAAGCTAATCAAGGATAACAGGGAAGCACTCAATTATAAGATTCGCACATTGAGCACTATTTATTTACCCGTACTCGCAGAGCAATTAAACGCGCTTCAGCAAGAAATAAACCTAACTGACAAACAGGCACTCAGCGCCTTGACCCTGATCTCCACAGCTTTTTCCACCACTGAAATTACCGACCTTCATAACATTACTGAAACACTGAGACTTAAAGCACCCACACCGGAACAGGAGGAGGCGATAAAAATTTATTACAAAGAAATAAAATCATTAATTGAAAGCGGTACAGTCAGCACCTCAAAACACTTGAGCACCCTGAACAACAACCTTATAAACCTGAAGGCAGTGACACTCAGCGATAACGAGTATCGAATCAAAGAACTGGAAACCTCAATCAATAACAACGCGCCATACATCCCAGAAGAAGAACAGGTAATAGCACAGCTGAAAAAAGAAGAAACGCATCTGAACGAGGCGATAAAAGCCATTGAAGCGATAGACACTTTTTCGCTCATCAAAGGTGTTCTTCTGACCGCCGAACAACTCACCAGCCTCAACCTGTCCGCCCCTCAAGTCGAACTTATCAAGAAAGGCCTTGCTGCTGCCGGCAAGATCCTCGACTTAATCAGTGACCAATTAAAATATGATAACTTGATCCAGGCCAGGCGCAAGATCCAAGAACGACTGGATGACCGCCGCAGTAATTTGAATCGCTTCATTGAAGATGTGAAAAACCTGCAGATCCAAAAAAATCAGCTACTGGAATTCCAGTCTGTGCAAGCGCTGAGAGAAATCTTTACGCAAGAAATGAGTGTTCTCGTGGACGCCATTGATAAATTTCTGGAGCTTACCGCACCTGACGGGACCGATGGTCTAGAAGTGTTTATCAAACGCTACATCGAACAATCAGGTATTTTCATGAAGCACTTGAAGTCTATCCGCGAGGAGTGGCAGCGCTAA
- a CDS encoding alpha-xenorhabdolysin family binary toxin subunit A, producing the protein MKNKKIPVLLDLVEDLKSVITEHSKSTQLTKNQIATFKREITNSLKPALGLKIALLNSHNFNEEVKLLNQRLETLDQRISEKMAEIEKYSQSKWWGLFGGFVGLIITSSIYGIKAQQARNEMNLLIEERRDVEANIATTHEILSSLRTFETNLQDLQVRIEGAEGSSSNLESFWQLIESYIDSSSNKLNGVTDAMYLVLFVSKLKAIRENWLTIKKQAGDLLTAFNNSLSNA; encoded by the coding sequence ATGAAAAACAAAAAAATCCCGGTATTACTGGATCTGGTTGAAGACCTAAAATCAGTCATTACTGAACACAGCAAAAGCACACAGCTCACTAAAAATCAGATTGCCACATTCAAACGGGAGATCACTAATTCGTTGAAGCCGGCACTGGGTTTGAAAATAGCCCTTCTCAACAGCCACAATTTTAATGAAGAAGTAAAATTGTTGAATCAAAGGCTCGAAACCCTAGACCAGCGTATCAGCGAAAAAATGGCGGAAATCGAAAAATATTCACAGTCCAAATGGTGGGGATTGTTCGGTGGTTTCGTGGGTCTTATCATCACGTCCAGCATATATGGAATCAAGGCCCAGCAAGCTCGAAATGAAATGAACCTGCTAATCGAGGAACGACGAGACGTCGAAGCAAACATCGCAACCACCCATGAGATCCTTTCGTCGCTGCGAACATTTGAAACCAACCTTCAGGACCTCCAGGTCCGGATTGAGGGAGCTGAAGGCAGTTCATCGAACCTCGAAAGCTTCTGGCAATTGATTGAAAGTTATATTGACTCTTCCAGCAACAAACTCAATGGGGTTACCGACGCCATGTATCTCGTGCTTTTTGTCTCGAAACTAAAAGCAATAAGGGAAAACTGGTTAACTATCAAAAAGCAGGCCGGCGACTTGTTGACTGCCTTTAACAATTCACTTAGCAACGCCTGA
- a CDS encoding type III PLP-dependent enzyme, with translation MSIQVEDYFARATFDKMKAFADKHETPFVVIDTAMISQAYDDLRAGFEFAKVYYAVKANPAVEIIDLLKEKGSSFDIASIYELDKVMDRGVSADRISYGNTIKKSKDIRYFYEKGVRLFSTDSEADLRNIAKAAPGSKVYVRILTEGSTTADWPLSRKFGCQTDMAMDLLILARDLGLVPYGISFHVGSQQRDISVWDAAIAKVKVIFERLKEEDGIHLKLINMGGGFPANYITRTNSLETYAEEIIRFLKEDFGDDLPEIILEPGRSLIANAGILVSEVVLVARKSRTAVERWVYTDVGKFSGLIETMDEAIKFPIWTEKKGEMEEVVIAGPTCDSADIMYENYKYGLPLNLAIGDRLYWLSTGAYTTSYSAVEFNGFPPLKSFYV, from the coding sequence ATGTCGATCCAGGTCGAAGATTATTTCGCGCGCGCCACTTTTGACAAAATGAAGGCGTTCGCCGACAAGCACGAAACCCCGTTCGTGGTGATCGACACCGCGATGATCAGCCAGGCCTACGACGACCTGCGCGCCGGTTTCGAATTCGCCAAGGTCTACTACGCGGTCAAGGCCAACCCGGCCGTTGAAATCATCGACCTGCTCAAAGAGAAAGGCTCGAGCTTCGACATCGCCTCGATCTACGAGCTGGACAAAGTGATGGATCGCGGCGTCAGCGCCGACCGTATCAGCTACGGCAACACCATCAAAAAGTCCAAGGACATCCGCTACTTCTACGAGAAGGGCGTGCGCCTGTTTTCCACCGACTCCGAAGCCGACCTGCGCAACATTGCCAAGGCTGCACCGGGCTCGAAAGTTTATGTACGCATCCTCACCGAAGGCTCCACCACCGCTGATTGGCCATTGTCGCGCAAGTTCGGCTGCCAGACCGACATGGCCATGGACCTGCTGATCCTCGCTCGCGACCTGGGTCTGGTGCCTTACGGCATTTCGTTCCACGTTGGCTCGCAGCAGCGCGACATCAGCGTCTGGGACGCGGCGATTGCCAAGGTCAAAGTAATCTTCGAGCGTTTGAAAGAAGAAGACGGCATCCACCTGAAGCTGATCAACATGGGCGGTGGTTTCCCGGCCAACTACATCACCCGCACCAACAGCCTGGAAACCTACGCCGAAGAAATAATCCGTTTCCTGAAGGAAGACTTCGGTGACGACCTGCCGGAAATCATCCTCGAGCCAGGCCGTTCGCTGATCGCCAATGCCGGCATTCTGGTCAGCGAAGTGGTACTGGTCGCGCGTAAATCCCGTACAGCGGTCGAGCGTTGGGTGTACACGGATGTGGGCAAATTCTCCGGCCTGATCGAAACCATGGACGAAGCCATCAAGTTCCCGATCTGGACCGAGAAGAAAGGCGAGATGGAAGAAGTCGTGATCGCCGGCCCTACCTGCGACAGCGCCGACATCATGTACGAAAACTACAAGTACGGCCTGCCGCTGAACCTGGCCATCGGTGATCGTCTGTACTGGTTGTCGACCGGAGCGTATACCACCAGTTACAGCGCGGTTGAATTCAATGGCTTTCCGCCGTTGAAGTCGTTTTACGTTTAA
- a CDS encoding betaine/proline/choline family ABC transporter ATP-binding protein (Members of the family are the ATP-binding subunit of ABC transporters for substrates such as betaine, L-proline or other amino acids, choline, carnitine, etc. The substrate specificity is best determined from the substrate-binding subunit, rather than this subunit, as it interacts with the permease subunit and not with substrate directly.), translating into MIELQNLSKTFQSNGKDVKAVDSVSLTVNEGEICVFLGPSGCGKSTTLKMINRLIKPTSGKILINGEDTTGLDEVTLRRNIGYVIQQIGLFPNMTIEENIVVVPKLLGWDKQKCHDRARELMSMIKLEPKQYLHRYPRELSGGQQQRIGVIRALAADAPLLLMDEPFGAVDPINREMIQNEFFEMQRALNKTVIMVSHDIDEAIKLGDKIAIFRAGKLLQIDHPDTLLAHPADDFVSNFVGQDSTLKRLLLVKAEDAADNAPSVSPQTSVADALELMDEHDRRYVVVTCSDNKALGYVRRRDLHRQTGTCGQYLREFNATAAYDEHLRILLSRMYEFNRAWLPVMDAERVFLGEVTQESIAAYLSSGRSRGMKTSIVSPAEAAIS; encoded by the coding sequence ATGATCGAACTTCAAAACCTCAGCAAGACCTTCCAAAGCAACGGCAAAGACGTCAAAGCCGTGGACTCGGTAAGCCTGACCGTCAATGAAGGCGAAATCTGTGTGTTCCTCGGGCCATCGGGTTGCGGCAAAAGCACCACGCTGAAAATGATCAACCGCCTGATCAAGCCGACCTCGGGCAAGATCCTGATCAACGGCGAAGACACCACCGGTCTCGACGAAGTGACGCTGCGGCGCAACATCGGCTACGTCATCCAACAGATCGGTCTGTTCCCGAACATGACCATCGAAGAAAACATTGTGGTCGTACCGAAGCTGCTTGGCTGGGACAAACAGAAATGCCACGACCGCGCCCGCGAGTTGATGAGCATGATCAAACTCGAACCCAAGCAGTACCTGCATCGCTATCCTCGGGAGCTGTCCGGTGGCCAACAACAGCGAATCGGCGTGATTCGGGCGTTGGCCGCCGATGCGCCACTGTTGCTGATGGACGAACCGTTCGGCGCGGTGGACCCGATCAACCGCGAAATGATCCAGAACGAGTTCTTCGAAATGCAGCGGGCGCTGAACAAGACCGTGATCATGGTCAGCCACGATATTGATGAGGCGATCAAGCTTGGCGACAAGATCGCGATCTTCCGTGCCGGCAAGCTGTTGCAGATCGATCACCCGGACACATTGCTGGCCCATCCTGCTGATGACTTTGTTAGCAATTTTGTCGGCCAGGACAGTACGCTCAAGCGCCTGTTGCTGGTGAAGGCCGAAGATGCGGCGGACAACGCGCCCTCGGTCAGCCCGCAAACGTCGGTAGCCGACGCACTGGAGTTGATGGACGAGCATGACCGCCGCTATGTGGTGGTGACCTGCTCCGACAACAAAGCCCTGGGCTACGTAAGACGTCGCGACCTGCACCGTCAGACCGGCACCTGCGGGCAATACCTGCGCGAATTCAACGCCACGGCGGCGTACGACGAACATTTGCGCATCCTGCTGTCGCGGATGTACGAGTTCAACCGGGCGTGGTTGCCGGTGATGGATGCGGAGCGGGTGTTTCTGGGCGAGGTGACGCAGGAGTCGATTGCGGCTTATTTGAGTTCGGGGCGTTCCCGAGGAATGAAGACCAGCATCGTGTCGCCTGCCGAGGCGGCCATCAGTTAA
- a CDS encoding ABC transporter permease, protein MEFLNAFSHLDWSQVSHLTWQHITLVGIAVTLAILVGVPLGILMTRFPSLAGPLQASATVLLTVPSIALFGLLLPFYSKFGQGLGPMPAITAVFLYSLLPIMRNTYLALTNVEPGIREAARGIGMTFGQRLRMVELPIAVPVILAGVRTAVVMNIGVMTIAATIGAGGLGVLILASISRSDMSMLIVGAVLVSLLAIFADLLLQWLQRSLTPKGLLK, encoded by the coding sequence ATGGAATTCTTGAACGCCTTTTCCCATCTCGACTGGTCACAGGTGAGTCACCTGACCTGGCAGCACATCACACTGGTGGGAATCGCCGTGACCCTGGCGATTCTGGTCGGCGTGCCGCTGGGCATTCTGATGACGCGCTTCCCGAGCCTCGCCGGTCCGTTGCAAGCCAGCGCCACGGTACTTCTGACCGTGCCATCGATTGCCCTGTTCGGCCTGCTGCTGCCGTTCTATTCCAAATTCGGCCAGGGCCTGGGGCCGATGCCGGCGATTACCGCGGTGTTCCTGTACTCGCTGCTGCCGATCATGCGTAACACCTACCTGGCGTTGACCAATGTCGAACCAGGTATTCGCGAAGCCGCGCGCGGCATCGGCATGACCTTCGGCCAGCGCCTGCGCATGGTTGAACTGCCCATCGCCGTGCCGGTGATCCTCGCCGGTGTGCGCACCGCCGTGGTGATGAACATCGGCGTCATGACCATCGCCGCCACCATCGGCGCCGGCGGGCTTGGCGTACTCATCCTCGCATCCATCAGCCGCAGCGACATGTCGATGCTGATCGTCGGCGCCGTGCTGGTCAGCCTGCTGGCCATCTTCGCCGACCTGCTTTTGCAATGGCTGCAACGTTCGCTGACCCCAAAAGGATTACTCAAATGA
- a CDS encoding glycine betaine ABC transporter substrate-binding protein: MKTSSFLLGCVLLFAGFAQAADKPLIRIGARVFTEQTLLAEITSQYLRSKGYDTQVTGGLGSNLARSAQESGQLDMLWEYTGVSLVAYNHIDEKLDSEQSYARVKELDAKKGLVWLTPSKFSNTYALALPENVADEYPQINSISQLNTVLRDEAKTNHLVALDTEFTNRSDGMAGMVQLYGMNLTRKNTRQMDAGLVYTALRNGQVFAGLVYTTDGRLNAFKLKLLEDDKHYFPDYTAAPVVRQAYLDAHPQLAEQLKPLAELFDDNTMRELNARVDVDHESPSAVAADFLRQHPLN; the protein is encoded by the coding sequence ATGAAAACTTCAAGCTTTTTACTAGGCTGCGTCCTGCTGTTCGCAGGATTTGCCCAAGCCGCTGACAAACCGTTGATCCGCATCGGCGCCCGGGTGTTCACCGAACAGACCCTGCTGGCGGAAATCACTTCCCAATACCTGCGATCCAAGGGTTATGACACCCAAGTGACAGGCGGCCTGGGCAGTAACCTGGCCCGCAGCGCTCAGGAAAGCGGTCAACTGGACATGCTGTGGGAATACACCGGCGTGTCGCTGGTTGCCTACAACCATATCGACGAAAAACTCGATAGCGAACAGTCCTACGCCCGAGTGAAAGAACTCGACGCGAAAAAGGGACTGGTCTGGCTGACACCGTCGAAATTCAGCAACACCTACGCCCTCGCCCTGCCGGAGAACGTTGCGGATGAATACCCGCAGATCAACTCCATCAGCCAACTCAACACGGTGCTGCGGGACGAAGCGAAGACCAATCACCTGGTCGCCCTGGACACCGAGTTCACCAATCGCTCCGATGGCATGGCCGGCATGGTGCAGTTGTATGGCATGAACCTGACTCGAAAGAACACCCGGCAAATGGACGCCGGACTGGTCTATACCGCACTGCGCAATGGTCAGGTGTTCGCCGGACTGGTCTACACCACAGACGGGCGCCTCAACGCCTTCAAGCTCAAACTGCTGGAAGACGACAAGCATTACTTCCCCGATTACACCGCCGCACCAGTGGTGCGTCAGGCGTACCTCGATGCGCATCCACAACTGGCCGAACAGCTCAAGCCGCTAGCAGAACTGTTTGACGACAACACCATGCGCGAGCTCAACGCCCGGGTCGATGTCGATCACGAAAGTCCATCCGCTGTGGCCGCAGATTTTTTGCGCCAGCATCCGTTGAATTGA
- a CDS encoding ABC transporter permease — translation MAIHYGKGLIGGALVIALLALLIHWIGINTIELYRDDLLFYLQAHLVLVLASMLAALVVGIPAGILLSRPNMIGRAERFMQLFNIGNTVPPLAVLAIALGILGIGSGPAIFALFLASLLPIVRNTYEGLKNVQGSLKEAAVGIGMTPRQVLWKVELPNAVPIIIGGVRVALAINVGTAPLAFLIGANSLGSLIFPGIALNNQPQLLLGAACTALLALLLDGLVTLASRLWLERGLRPS, via the coding sequence GTGGCTATCCACTATGGCAAAGGGCTGATAGGAGGCGCGCTGGTAATCGCCCTTCTGGCCCTGCTGATCCACTGGATCGGCATCAATACGATCGAACTTTACCGCGACGATTTATTGTTTTACCTGCAAGCTCATCTGGTTCTCGTCCTCGCCTCCATGCTGGCCGCCCTTGTCGTGGGCATCCCTGCCGGCATCCTCCTCAGCCGCCCGAACATGATCGGTCGTGCCGAACGCTTCATGCAGCTCTTCAACATCGGCAACACCGTTCCGCCACTCGCCGTCCTGGCCATCGCCCTCGGCATCCTCGGCATCGGCAGCGGTCCTGCCATCTTTGCCCTGTTCCTCGCCTCGTTGCTGCCCATCGTGCGCAACACCTATGAAGGCCTGAAAAACGTTCAGGGTTCGCTCAAGGAAGCCGCCGTCGGTATCGGCATGACCCCGCGCCAGGTACTGTGGAAAGTCGAATTGCCCAACGCCGTGCCGATCATCATCGGTGGTGTGCGCGTGGCCCTGGCGATCAACGTCGGGACGGCGCCGCTGGCGTTCCTGATCGGCGCCAACAGTCTCGGCAGCCTGATTTTCCCCGGCATTGCCCTGAACAATCAGCCGCAATTGCTGCTCGGCGCCGCTTGTACCGCCCTGCTGGCCTTGTTGCTCGACGGCCTGGTGACACTCGCCAGCCGCCTCTGGCTCGAACGCGGCTTGCGCCCGTCTTAA
- a CDS encoding peptide chain release factor 3 has protein sequence MTKQAAEVAKRRTFAIISHPDAGKTTITEKLLLMGKAIAVAGTVKSRKSDRHATSDWMEMEKQRGISITTSVMQFPYREHMINLLDTPGHEDFSEDTYRTLTAVDSALMVLDGGKGVEPRTIALMDVCRLRDTPIVSFINKLDRDIRDPIELLDEIEAVLKIKAAPITWPIGCYRDFKGVYHLADDYIIVYTAGHGHERTETKIIEKLDSDEARAHLGDEYERFIEQLELVQGACHEFNQQEFLDGQLTPVFFGTALGNFGVDHVLDAVVDWAPRPLARVANERTVEPVEEKFSGFIFKIQANMDPKHRDRIAFMRICSGKYEKGMKMRHVRTGKDVRIGDALTFFSSEREQLEEAFAGDIIGLHNHGTIQIGDTFTEGEVLGFTGIPHFAPELFRRVRLKDPLKSKQLRQGLQQLAEEGATQVFFPERSNDIILGAVGVLQFDVVASRLKEEYKVECSYEPITVYSARWIECGDKKKLEEFSNKAVENLALDGGGHLTYLAPTRVNLALMEERWPDVKFRATREHH, from the coding sequence ATGACCAAACAGGCCGCCGAAGTCGCGAAACGCCGCACTTTCGCCATTATTTCCCACCCCGATGCCGGTAAGACCACCATCACCGAAAAGCTCTTGTTGATGGGCAAGGCGATTGCGGTGGCCGGCACGGTGAAATCTCGTAAATCCGACCGCCATGCCACCTCTGACTGGATGGAAATGGAAAAGCAGCGTGGTATTTCCATTACCACGTCGGTCATGCAGTTCCCGTATCGCGAGCACATGATCAACCTGCTCGACACCCCGGGCCACGAAGACTTCTCCGAAGATACCTACCGTACCCTGACGGCGGTCGACTCGGCCTTGATGGTTCTCGACGGCGGTAAGGGTGTAGAGCCACGGACCATCGCGCTGATGGACGTCTGCCGTTTGCGTGACACGCCGATTGTCAGCTTCATCAACAAACTCGACCGTGACATTCGCGACCCGATCGAACTGCTCGACGAAATCGAAGCAGTCCTGAAGATCAAGGCGGCGCCGATCACCTGGCCGATTGGTTGCTACCGCGACTTCAAAGGCGTGTATCACCTCGCCGATGACTACATCATCGTGTACACCGCCGGTCATGGCCACGAGCGCACCGAAACCAAGATCATCGAGAAGCTCGATTCCGACGAGGCGCGTGCGCACCTGGGCGACGAGTACGAACGCTTCATCGAACAGCTGGAACTGGTGCAGGGCGCCTGCCACGAGTTCAATCAGCAGGAGTTCCTCGACGGTCAACTGACCCCGGTGTTCTTCGGTACGGCACTGGGCAATTTCGGTGTCGATCATGTGCTCGACGCCGTCGTCGATTGGGCGCCGCGCCCATTGGCCCGCGTGGCCAACGAGCGCACCGTGGAGCCAGTGGAAGAGAAGTTCTCGGGCTTCATCTTCAAGATCCAGGCGAACATGGACCCCAAACACCGCGACCGCATCGCCTTCATGCGTATCTGCTCCGGCAAGTACGAAAAAGGCATGAAAATGCGCCACGTGCGCACCGGCAAGGACGTACGGATCGGCGACGCGCTGACCTTCTTCTCCTCCGAGCGTGAGCAACTGGAAGAAGCCTTCGCTGGCGACATCATCGGCCTGCACAACCACGGCACCATCCAGATCGGCGACACCTTCACCGAAGGCGAAGTCCTCGGTTTCACCGGCATCCCGCACTTCGCCCCGGAACTGTTCCGCCGCGTACGTTTGAAGGATCCGCTGAAATCCAAGCAACTGCGTCAGGGCCTGCAACAGCTCGCCGAAGAAGGCGCGACCCAGGTGTTCTTCCCGGAACGCAGCAACGACATCATCCTCGGCGCCGTTGGTGTGCTGCAGTTCGATGTGGTCGCCAGCCGCCTGAAAGAGGAATACAAGGTCGAGTGCTCCTACGAGCCGATCACTGTGTATTCGGCACGCTGGATCGAATGCGGCGACAAGAAGAAGCTTGAGGAATTCTCCAACAAGGCTGTGGAAAACCTGGCACTGGACGGCGGCGGTCACCTGACCTACCTCGCGCCTACGCGGGTCAACCTGGCACTGATGGAAGAACGCTGGCCGGACGTGAAATTCCGTGCGACGCGTGAGCATCATTAA
- a CDS encoding peptide ABC transporter ATP-binding protein: MAVVLTARDLTRHYEVSRGLFKGHATVRALNGVSFELEAGKTLAVVGESGCGKSTLARALTLIEEPSSGSLKIAGQEVAGADKAQRKQLRKDVQMVFQSPYASLNPRQKVGDQLAEPLLINTNLSASERREKVQAMMKQVGLRPEHYQRYPHMFSGGQRQRIALARAMMLQPKVLVADEPTSALDVSIQAQVLNLFMDLQQEFNTAYVFISHNLAVVQHVADDVMVMYLGRPVEMGPKNDIYERPLHPYTQALLSATPTIHPDPNKPKIKIVGELPNPLNPPPGCAFHKRCPYATERCSTEEPALRLLDSRQVACHYAEQFLA; this comes from the coding sequence ATGGCCGTCGTACTTACCGCCCGCGACCTGACCCGCCACTACGAAGTGTCCCGTGGCCTGTTCAAGGGTCACGCGACCGTACGCGCCCTCAACGGTGTGTCGTTCGAACTGGAAGCCGGCAAGACCCTCGCCGTCGTCGGTGAGTCGGGCTGCGGCAAGTCCACCCTCGCCCGTGCCTTGACCCTGATCGAGGAGCCATCTTCCGGCTCGTTGAAAATCGCCGGTCAGGAAGTTGCCGGCGCCGACAAGGCCCAGCGCAAACAACTGCGCAAAGACGTGCAGATGGTGTTCCAGAGCCCGTACGCCTCGTTGAACCCTCGGCAGAAAGTCGGTGATCAACTTGCAGAGCCATTGCTGATCAACACCAACCTGTCGGCCTCCGAACGCCGCGAAAAAGTCCAGGCAATGATGAAGCAGGTGGGTTTGCGTCCGGAGCATTACCAGCGTTATCCGCACATGTTCTCCGGCGGTCAGCGCCAGCGGATCGCCCTGGCCCGCGCGATGATGCTGCAACCGAAAGTGCTGGTGGCGGACGAACCGACCTCGGCGCTGGACGTGTCGATCCAGGCGCAGGTGTTGAACCTGTTCATGGATTTGCAGCAGGAGTTCAACACCGCTTACGTGTTCATTTCGCACAACCTGGCGGTGGTGCAACATGTTGCCGACGACGTGATGGTGATGTACCTCGGCCGTCCGGTGGAAATGGGTCCGAAGAACGACATCTACGAGCGCCCTCTGCACCCCTACACCCAGGCGTTGCTGTCGGCCACACCGACCATTCACCCGGACCCGAACAAACCGAAAATCAAGATCGTCGGCGAGTTGCCTAACCCGCTGAACCCGCCACCGGGCTGCGCTTTCCACAAGCGTTGCCCGTACGCCACCGAGCGTTGCAGCACTGAAGAGCCGGCCCTGCGCCTGCTCGACAGCCGACAGGTGGCTTGCCACTACGCCGAACAGTTCCTCGCTTGA
- a CDS encoding ABC transporter ATP-binding protein: MSLLEIKNLNVRFGDKNAVPVVDGLDLKVDKGEVLAIVGESGSGKSVTMMALMGLIEHPGIVTADALSFDGKDMLKLSNRQRRQIVGKDLSMVFQDPMTALNPSYTVGFQIEEVLRLHLKMSGKAARKRAIELLEKVEIPGAASRMDAYPHQLSGGMSQRVAIAMAIAGEPKLLIADEPTTALDVTIQAQIMDLLLALQKEQNMGLVLITHDLAVVAETAQRVCVMYAGQAVEVGQVPQLFDIPAHPYSEALLKAIPEHSLGASRLSTLPGIVPGRYDRPQGCLLSPRCPYVQDNCRAQRPTLDPKSNSLARCFYPLNQEVA, encoded by the coding sequence ATGTCATTGCTAGAAATCAAGAATCTCAACGTTCGCTTCGGCGACAAAAACGCCGTGCCGGTGGTCGACGGTCTGGACCTGAAAGTGGACAAGGGCGAAGTGTTGGCCATCGTGGGCGAGTCGGGTTCGGGCAAGTCCGTGACCATGATGGCGCTGATGGGCCTGATCGAGCATCCCGGTATCGTCACCGCCGACGCGCTCAGCTTTGACGGCAAGGACATGCTCAAGTTGAGCAATCGTCAGCGTCGGCAAATCGTCGGCAAAGACTTGTCCATGGTTTTCCAGGACCCGATGACCGCGCTGAACCCGAGCTACACCGTGGGTTTCCAGATCGAAGAAGTGCTGCGCCTGCACCTGAAAATGTCCGGCAAGGCCGCCCGCAAGCGCGCCATCGAACTGCTGGAAAAAGTTGAAATTCCGGGCGCCGCCAGCCGCATGGACGCCTACCCGCATCAACTCTCCGGCGGTATGAGCCAGCGTGTCGCCATCGCCATGGCAATTGCCGGTGAACCGAAACTGCTGATCGCCGACGAACCGACCACGGCCCTCGACGTCACCATCCAGGCGCAGATCATGGACCTGCTGCTGGCGTTGCAGAAAGAGCAGAACATGGGCCTGGTGCTGATCACCCACGACCTCGCGGTTGTGGCCGAAACCGCCCAGCGCGTATGCGTGATGTACGCCGGCCAAGCCGTCGAAGTCGGCCAGGTGCCGCAGCTGTTCGACATCCCGGCGCACCCGTACAGCGAAGCGCTGCTCAAGGCGATTCCTGAACACAGCCTCGGCGCCTCGCGTCTGTCGACCCTGCCGGGCATCGTGCCCGGTCGCTACGACCGTCCGCAGGGTTGCCTGCTGTCGCCGCGCTGCCCGTATGTGCAGGACAACTGCCGAGCACAGCGTCCGACCCTTGACCCGAAAAGCAACAGCCTCGCCCGCTGCTTCTACCCGCTGAACCAGGAGGTGGCGTAA